A region from the bacterium genome encodes:
- a CDS encoding ABC transporter permease, with the protein MARRLLAVPPILVGITLVTFLLLHVVPGDPARMYLGEGAQDPRVVAALDHEWGLDRPLPVQYVTYLRNLLRGNLGFSIHSGRPVADDLRHFLPATVELSLLSFLIAVAVGVPLGVLSGARVNTGADHASRIGSLLFLSMPSFWFGLIVIYVGYFVLGWLPSPTGRLGMTDIAPPPVTGLYTIDSVLAGDPGALVRALWYLLPPAFTLALPSLGLVVRMLRTSIVEVLGQDYVRTARSKGVAGRGVLYRHALRNALIPTVTVLGVQFGLLFSGNVLVEAVFSWPGIGGYLVQAIQWLDYSAVMGCTLLIAALFVAVNVLVDFTYAFLDPRVHYG; encoded by the coding sequence GTGGCGCGGCGGCTCCTTGCGGTCCCGCCGATCCTCGTCGGGATTACGCTTGTCACGTTCCTGCTGTTACACGTCGTGCCCGGCGATCCGGCGCGGATGTACCTCGGCGAGGGGGCGCAGGACCCCCGCGTTGTCGCGGCGCTGGATCACGAGTGGGGGCTCGACCGCCCGCTTCCGGTCCAGTACGTAACCTATCTGCGCAACCTCCTGCGGGGCAACCTCGGGTTCTCGATCCACTCGGGCCGCCCCGTGGCGGACGACCTCCGCCACTTCCTGCCCGCGACGGTGGAACTCAGCCTGCTCAGCTTCCTGATCGCCGTCGCCGTCGGCGTGCCACTCGGCGTCCTGTCCGGCGCACGCGTCAACACCGGCGCCGACCACGCGAGCCGCATCGGCTCGCTACTGTTCCTGTCGATGCCGAGTTTCTGGTTCGGCCTGATCGTAATCTACGTGGGCTACTTCGTGCTCGGGTGGCTGCCGTCGCCGACCGGCCGGCTGGGCATGACCGACATCGCCCCCCCGCCGGTCACCGGCCTCTACACGATCGACAGCGTGCTCGCCGGCGACCCGGGCGCGCTCGTGCGGGCGCTGTGGTATCTCTTGCCGCCGGCGTTCACCCTCGCGCTCCCCTCGCTCGGCCTCGTCGTCCGGATGCTCCGCACCAGCATCGTCGAGGTATTGGGCCAGGACTACGTGCGGACCGCGCGGAGCAAGGGTGTGGCGGGCCGCGGCGTGCTGTACCGTCACGCCCTGCGCAACGCGCTCATCCCGACCGTCACCGTGCTGGGGGTCCAGTTCGGCCTCCTGTTCAGCGGAAACGTCCTGGTCGAAGCCGTGTTCTCGTGGCCCGGAATCGGCGGCTATCTCGTCCAAGCGATCCAGTGGCTCGACTACTCGGCCGTCATGGGCTGCACGCTGCTGATCGCGGCGCTGTTTGTCGCGGTGAACGTGCTCGTGGACTTCACGTACGCGTTCCTCGATCCTCGGGTGCACTATGGGTAG